In a single window of the Arthrobacter zhangbolii genome:
- a CDS encoding FAD-dependent oxidoreductase, translated as MTSISARTSYDVVVVGGGAAGVAAAVSAARTGASVCLVERYGFLGGAATNSSVLAYCGFFDQTREQVVRGIGQDFLDELERQELLTLETSPATGNTIVVLDMETTKTVLDELVRDAGVDVLFHSTLVAADTDNERISAVHIAHRGGTLRLSASAFVDCSGDGALLEAAGAEFQLSPVERRQASTLVMRVGGVGEDADLSTEAMDTAFAAYGQATGEVLTRSNGTCVRMPRSRELMLLLADAYVDVLDVHQLSRAELDGRARARHYLNALKAGMPGWSGAYLASTGPQIGIREARRMLGRESVSADDVLSARRRPEDGIARCGWPMEDHSTPGATEYSGIRDRKWYDIPYGAVTSANITNLWGAGRLTSSDSRSFASLRVMGTSFATGHAAGLAASLHSSAGSVDLPKLRGLLQDQGALL; from the coding sequence ATGACTTCGATATCCGCAAGAACCAGCTACGACGTTGTGGTTGTAGGTGGAGGTGCCGCCGGTGTGGCGGCCGCCGTCAGCGCCGCCCGGACAGGGGCCAGCGTGTGCCTCGTGGAGCGCTACGGATTCCTGGGCGGCGCCGCGACCAACAGCTCGGTCCTTGCCTACTGCGGCTTTTTTGACCAGACGCGGGAACAGGTGGTCCGCGGCATCGGCCAGGACTTCCTGGATGAACTCGAGCGCCAGGAACTGCTGACCCTGGAAACCTCGCCGGCCACCGGCAACACGATTGTGGTCCTGGATATGGAAACCACCAAAACCGTGCTGGACGAGCTGGTCCGGGACGCCGGCGTCGACGTCCTGTTCCACAGCACCCTGGTGGCCGCGGACACCGATAACGAGCGCATCAGTGCCGTGCACATTGCCCACCGCGGCGGCACCCTGCGCCTTTCCGCCAGCGCCTTTGTGGACTGCAGCGGCGATGGCGCACTGCTGGAAGCGGCCGGCGCGGAGTTCCAGCTCTCCCCGGTGGAACGCCGCCAGGCCAGCACCTTGGTGATGCGGGTGGGCGGCGTCGGCGAGGACGCGGACCTCTCCACCGAGGCCATGGACACGGCCTTTGCCGCCTACGGTCAGGCCACCGGTGAGGTGCTGACCCGCAGCAACGGAACCTGCGTGCGGATGCCCCGCTCCCGCGAACTGATGCTGCTGCTGGCGGACGCCTACGTGGATGTGCTGGACGTACACCAGCTCTCCCGCGCCGAACTGGACGGACGGGCCCGGGCCCGCCACTACCTCAACGCGCTCAAGGCAGGAATGCCCGGCTGGTCCGGGGCCTACCTTGCTTCCACTGGCCCGCAGATCGGCATCCGGGAAGCACGCCGGATGCTGGGCAGGGAAAGCGTCAGCGCCGACGACGTACTCTCCGCCCGCCGTCGTCCGGAGGACGGGATTGCCCGCTGCGGCTGGCCGATGGAGGACCATTCCACCCCCGGCGCCACCGAGTACAGCGGCATCAGGGACCGCAAGTGGTACGACATCCCCTACGGCGCGGTGACCAGCGCCAACATCACCAACCTGTGGGGCGCCGGCCGGCTCACCAGCAGCGACAGCCGTTCCTTCGCCTCGCTGCGCGTGATGGGCACGTCCTTCGCCACCGGGCACGCCGCCGGCCTGGCCGCGTCCCTGCACAGCTCCGCCGGCAGCGTGGACCTGCCCAAGCTGCGCGGCCTGCTCCAGGACCAGGGGGCGCTGCTGTGA
- a CDS encoding NAD-dependent epimerase/dehydratase family protein encodes MNPERGAKIALTGAAGSLAGDIIPRLLDAGYSLVCVDRVAPAESYGQEWVITEVTETETLVDAFAGCAAVVHLAGIPLEADWDRILTANIDGTHSVLDAAHRAGVPRAVLASSIHATGFTAVPRPGELVPDDTAVRPNTLYGVSKAAVEALGSYYSDRYGMDVICLRIASRFDRPRDVRMLSTWLSPDDAARLFRAALTDSGHGFRIVWGVSANTRSYLSPDAGRAIGYVPQDDAESYAKDLIGPAAPSAAAETDWDRQFIGGVFCSPRPPRHTDMHPSK; translated from the coding sequence GTGAACCCGGAACGCGGCGCGAAGATCGCGCTCACCGGGGCTGCGGGCAGCCTCGCCGGTGACATCATCCCGCGCCTGCTCGACGCCGGATACTCCCTGGTCTGCGTGGACCGGGTGGCACCCGCGGAGTCCTACGGCCAGGAATGGGTCATCACCGAGGTGACCGAGACCGAAACCCTCGTCGACGCGTTCGCGGGCTGCGCCGCCGTCGTGCACCTGGCCGGCATCCCGCTGGAAGCTGACTGGGACCGGATCCTCACCGCCAATATTGACGGCACGCACTCCGTCCTGGACGCCGCCCACCGGGCCGGGGTGCCGCGCGCCGTGCTGGCCAGCTCCATTCACGCCACCGGATTTACCGCTGTGCCCCGCCCCGGGGAACTGGTTCCGGATGACACCGCGGTGCGGCCCAACACTTTATACGGCGTCTCAAAGGCGGCGGTTGAAGCCCTTGGAAGCTACTATTCGGATCGATACGGCATGGATGTTATCTGCCTTCGCATCGCCTCCCGGTTCGACCGCCCCCGCGATGTCCGAATGCTGAGCACCTGGCTCTCGCCCGACGACGCCGCACGGTTGTTCCGCGCGGCCCTCACCGACTCCGGGCACGGCTTCCGTATTGTCTGGGGGGTGTCCGCGAACACCAGAAGCTACCTCTCCCCGGATGCCGGCAGGGCAATCGGCTATGTCCCACAGGACGACGCCGAGAGCTACGCCAAGGACCTGATCGGCCCGGCCGCGCCCAGCGCCGCCGCGGAAACCGACTGGGACAGACAATTCATCGGCGGCGTTTTCTGCTCACCCCGGCCTCCGCGCCATACCGATATGCACCCCTCCAAATGA
- a CDS encoding ABC transporter ATP-binding protein — translation MTPAPPAVNYAFEVDAVHKVFSGSQNVYALEDINLKLKEGSFTCIVGPSGCGKSTLLRILGELETATAGTVTRNVTADKVPASAFVFQEHGVFPWFTVLQNVAFGEHMAGVGKRERLEHARHWIAEAGLSGFEDSYPHQLSGGMRQRIAIARAFATGSPALLMDEPLGALDAQTRMLMQEQLVRLWELERKTVVLVTHSIEEALLLGDQIVMMSARPGRIKEIIDVPFGRPRSMEIEGTSEFGSMKQGIWDSLRDEVQASLRFS, via the coding sequence ATGACACCAGCCCCACCCGCGGTGAATTACGCGTTCGAGGTCGACGCGGTCCACAAAGTCTTCTCCGGATCGCAGAACGTGTATGCCCTCGAAGACATCAACCTCAAGCTGAAGGAGGGCTCCTTCACCTGCATCGTCGGACCCTCCGGCTGCGGCAAGTCCACCCTGCTGCGGATCCTGGGCGAACTCGAAACCGCCACCGCCGGCACGGTTACCCGCAACGTCACCGCAGACAAGGTGCCCGCCTCCGCTTTCGTCTTCCAGGAACACGGCGTGTTCCCCTGGTTCACCGTGCTGCAGAACGTGGCCTTCGGCGAGCACATGGCCGGTGTGGGCAAACGCGAGCGGCTCGAACACGCCCGGCACTGGATTGCCGAGGCGGGCCTGTCCGGCTTCGAGGACAGCTACCCGCACCAGCTCTCCGGCGGCATGCGGCAGCGCATTGCCATTGCCCGCGCCTTCGCCACCGGCTCCCCGGCCCTGCTGATGGACGAGCCGCTGGGCGCCCTGGACGCACAGACCCGCATGCTGATGCAGGAACAGCTGGTCCGGCTCTGGGAACTCGAACGCAAGACGGTGGTCCTGGTCACCCACTCCATTGAGGAGGCACTGCTGCTCGGGGACCAGATTGTGATGATGTCCGCCCGCCCGGGCCGCATCAAGGAAATCATCGACGTGCCCTTCGGCCGTCCCCGCAGCATGGAAATCGAAGGCACCAGCGAGTTCGGCTCCATGAAGCAGGGGATCTGGGATTCCCTCCGCGACGAGGTACAAGCATCTTTGAGGTTCTCCTAA
- a CDS encoding ABC transporter permease, whose protein sequence is MTNTTADRTAAKANQPELDAAIRREYRQGVRLRYRDVLLSTLTPVLLLALWEVAARTGALDARLFTPPSLIAQQAWNMLLSGELWTHTSATIARLMAGFLLGAVAGILAGLLMGVWRPLRAALGPTFTALYALPKIAIVPLLLLIFGLTETPKVLSVAISVFFVMQINTLAGIVQIDSRVLEAARAYKASGLKLFRYVLLPGATPAIMTGLRVAAGMSVIVITAVEFVASNNGLGYLIWNSWQLFQPSKMYVGLIVVSLVGAGVTALIILLERAALPWKYKSGSKKKDRK, encoded by the coding sequence ATGACTAACACCACTGCCGACCGCACCGCCGCGAAGGCCAACCAGCCCGAGCTGGACGCCGCCATCCGCCGCGAATACCGCCAGGGTGTCCGGCTGCGCTACCGCGACGTCCTGCTTTCCACCCTCACGCCGGTCCTGCTTCTGGCCCTCTGGGAAGTTGCCGCCCGGACCGGTGCCCTGGACGCCCGGCTGTTCACCCCGCCGAGCCTGATCGCCCAGCAGGCGTGGAACATGCTGCTCAGCGGGGAACTGTGGACCCACACCTCGGCCACCATTGCCCGGCTGATGGCCGGTTTCCTGCTCGGCGCCGTCGCCGGGATCCTGGCCGGGCTGCTGATGGGGGTCTGGCGGCCGCTGCGTGCAGCGCTCGGGCCCACCTTCACGGCGCTTTATGCGCTGCCGAAAATCGCCATTGTCCCGCTGCTGCTGCTGATCTTCGGGCTGACCGAAACCCCCAAGGTCCTCTCCGTGGCCATCTCCGTGTTCTTCGTGATGCAGATCAACACCCTGGCCGGCATTGTCCAGATTGACAGCCGCGTGCTGGAAGCGGCCCGCGCCTACAAGGCCAGCGGACTGAAACTCTTCCGCTACGTGCTGCTGCCCGGCGCCACACCGGCCATCATGACCGGCCTGCGCGTCGCCGCCGGTATGTCGGTGATTGTGATTACCGCCGTCGAATTCGTCGCGTCCAACAACGGCCTCGGCTACCTGATCTGGAACTCCTGGCAGCTGTTCCAGCCCAGCAAAATGTACGTCGGCCTGATTGTGGTGTCCCTGGTGGGCGCCGGCGTCACCGCACTGATCATCCTCCTCGAACGGGCGGCCCTGCCCTGGAAATACAAATCCGGATCCAAGAAGAAAGATCGAAAATGA
- a CDS encoding ABC transporter substrate-binding protein has product MKKHLKVLAATVLAGLALSACGGDTSASSEGDSQENATVKVGIVQLPIFAPIYVADAKGYFDEAGLDVQLETVKSGQDAVPLASSGKLDVVAAGFSAGMFSAIETGLDIKVVASMGVSDGDTEKSPTDLVVSKAKVDSGEITDIAGLKGKKIGAAGGAGGTGAFLLSLALEEAGLSINDVEIVNLGNPDMPTALANGSLDAGLISAPFSTMAIEDGTGVSMAVPPAGTSGTGMLYGGQFADGENAQKFFDAVARAAKDLQGEDRYSDENLKIIGEATGQSVEELKSVPLYTWLPNIEPLPEQLEGMEAVWMESGAIEYKDAIDQDSYIDASFSEKTP; this is encoded by the coding sequence ATGAAAAAACACCTGAAGGTCCTGGCAGCAACGGTGCTGGCCGGACTTGCCCTCTCCGCCTGCGGGGGAGACACCAGCGCCTCCTCCGAGGGTGACTCGCAGGAAAACGCGACAGTGAAGGTCGGCATTGTGCAGCTGCCCATCTTCGCGCCCATCTACGTGGCTGACGCCAAGGGCTACTTCGACGAAGCCGGCCTGGACGTACAGCTGGAAACCGTGAAGTCCGGCCAGGACGCGGTGCCGCTGGCCTCCAGCGGAAAGCTCGACGTCGTTGCCGCCGGGTTCTCCGCCGGCATGTTCAGCGCCATCGAAACCGGCCTGGACATCAAGGTGGTGGCGTCCATGGGCGTCAGCGACGGCGACACTGAGAAGAGCCCCACGGACCTGGTGGTCTCCAAGGCCAAGGTGGACTCCGGCGAGATCACTGACATTGCCGGACTGAAGGGCAAAAAGATCGGCGCTGCAGGCGGTGCCGGCGGTACCGGTGCCTTCCTGCTGAGCCTGGCGCTGGAAGAAGCCGGGCTGAGCATCAACGACGTGGAAATTGTGAACCTGGGCAACCCGGACATGCCGACGGCGCTGGCCAACGGCAGCCTGGACGCAGGCCTGATCTCCGCACCGTTCTCCACCATGGCCATCGAAGACGGCACCGGCGTGTCCATGGCCGTGCCGCCGGCCGGCACCTCGGGCACCGGCATGCTCTACGGCGGGCAGTTCGCAGACGGTGAGAACGCCCAGAAGTTCTTCGACGCCGTGGCCCGTGCCGCCAAGGACCTGCAGGGCGAGGACCGCTACTCGGATGAGAACCTGAAGATCATCGGCGAGGCCACCGGCCAGAGCGTGGAGGAACTGAAGTCGGTTCCGCTCTACACCTGGTTGCCGAATATCGAACCGCTGCCGGAGCAGCTCGAGGGCATGGAAGCGGTCTGGATGGAATCCGGTGCCATTGAGTACAAGGACGCCATTGACCAGGATTCCTACATCGACGCCTCCTTCTCGGAGAAGACGCCGTAA
- a CDS encoding sugar kinase, protein MTGLPQPYLLTVGETMALLTSGHPGPLAHVSSMDLGIGGSESNVAIGVQRLGGHAVWCGRTGADSLGRLVRREIRAEGITVCSVEDPEAPTGLMLKERRTASTQKVNYYRAGSAGSRLSPADVDAALITGAAVLHVSGITPALSDSAARTIRYCIDTARAAGVTVSFDLNYRAKLWSAEEASRSYRELIPLTDIVFGGDEEAALALGEHEAPAELARRLAKLGPAQAVIKLGSQGAVAYIDGQILVQPPVPITPVDTVGAGDAFVAGYLAELMNGRPPAERLATAAKTGAFACLASGDWEGLPTRDELALLDQDEAVTR, encoded by the coding sequence GTGACCGGGCTGCCGCAGCCGTACCTGCTGACCGTCGGGGAAACCATGGCCCTGCTGACGTCCGGGCATCCGGGACCGCTGGCCCATGTGTCCTCCATGGACCTGGGCATCGGCGGGTCCGAGTCCAACGTGGCCATCGGGGTGCAGCGCCTTGGCGGCCACGCGGTATGGTGCGGCCGCACCGGCGCCGATTCCCTGGGCCGGCTGGTCCGGCGCGAGATCCGGGCCGAAGGGATCACGGTCTGCAGCGTTGAGGACCCGGAAGCGCCCACCGGCCTGATGCTGAAGGAACGCCGTACCGCCTCCACGCAGAAGGTGAACTATTACCGTGCCGGCAGTGCCGGCTCCCGGCTCTCCCCCGCGGACGTGGATGCCGCACTGATAACCGGCGCCGCTGTGCTGCACGTCAGCGGCATCACCCCTGCCCTCTCGGACTCCGCGGCGCGGACCATCCGGTACTGCATCGACACGGCCCGGGCTGCGGGGGTCACCGTGTCCTTTGACCTGAACTACCGGGCCAAGCTGTGGAGCGCCGAGGAGGCTTCGCGCAGCTACCGGGAGCTGATTCCGCTCACCGACATTGTGTTTGGCGGCGACGAGGAAGCGGCGCTGGCACTGGGGGAACACGAAGCCCCGGCCGAACTCGCCCGCCGGCTGGCCAAGCTCGGCCCCGCGCAGGCAGTGATCAAGCTCGGCAGCCAGGGCGCGGTGGCGTACATCGACGGGCAGATCCTGGTGCAGCCCCCGGTGCCTATTACCCCGGTGGACACGGTGGGTGCCGGGGATGCCTTTGTTGCCGGGTACCTGGCCGAGCTGATGAACGGGCGGCCCCCGGCCGAACGGCTGGCGACGGCGGCCAAAACCGGGGCGTTTGCCTGCCTTGCCTCCGGTGACTGGGAGGGCCTGCCCACCCGCGATGAACTGGCCCTGCTGGACCAGGACGAAGCAGTCACCCGGTAG
- a CDS encoding bifunctional 4-hydroxy-2-oxoglutarate aldolase/2-dehydro-3-deoxy-phosphogluconate aldolase, with protein sequence MYSTEDAPAATRRIPASPLLQRTRTIAVMRAAHATDYAPVVEALIKGGVLSIELTLSTPGVFAELPRLRDRFGDSAEFGVGTVTNVDDAVQAIDAGAAYLVTPCTDTAVIDAAVQRGVAVYPGGLTPTELYTGWSAGASAVKVFPASVVGAGYVSALRGPFPDIQVVPSGGVGIQDAADWIRAGAAAVSLGGPLLGDAFDGGDLRRLAERAARLRDVVDEAAAAL encoded by the coding sequence GTGTACTCCACCGAAGACGCTCCGGCCGCCACGCGGCGCATCCCCGCTTCCCCTCTGCTGCAGCGCACCCGGACCATCGCCGTGATGCGCGCCGCGCATGCCACCGACTATGCCCCGGTGGTCGAGGCCCTGATCAAGGGCGGGGTGCTGAGCATTGAACTGACGCTGAGCACCCCGGGGGTCTTCGCGGAACTGCCGCGCCTGCGGGACCGGTTCGGCGACAGTGCGGAATTCGGGGTGGGCACCGTGACGAACGTTGATGACGCAGTGCAGGCCATCGACGCCGGTGCCGCCTACCTGGTCACCCCCTGCACCGATACCGCCGTGATTGACGCTGCGGTGCAGCGCGGCGTCGCGGTCTATCCCGGCGGCCTCACCCCCACCGAGCTGTACACGGGGTGGTCCGCCGGGGCGTCCGCGGTGAAGGTCTTCCCCGCCTCGGTGGTGGGTGCCGGCTATGTCTCGGCGCTGCGCGGTCCCTTCCCCGACATCCAGGTGGTTCCCTCCGGCGGGGTCGGGATCCAGGACGCGGCGGACTGGATACGGGCCGGAGCCGCGGCCGTCAGCCTGGGCGGACCGCTGCTCGGCGACGCGTTCGACGGCGGGGACCTGCGCCGCCTGGCCGAACGTGCCGCCCGCCTGCGGGACGTCGTCGATGAAGCGGCGGCTGCACTGTGA
- a CDS encoding SDR family oxidoreductase, which yields MSARNLFDLTGKTAVVTGARRGIGLAMAVALAEAGADIIGVSAKLESSGSTVEERVTALGRRFTGMRADFADRSAVHGLAADLMAAGPIDILVNNGGTIARTPAARHPDEMWDQVIEVNLSSQFVLSREIGAQMLERGSGKIIFTASLLSFQGGINVPGYTASKSGVAGLTKALANEWAPQGVNVNAIAPGYIATDNTQALQDDPDRERGILERIPAARWGRPEDLAGATVFLASRASDYVHGVVLPVDGGWLGR from the coding sequence ATGAGTGCACGGAACCTCTTTGACCTGACCGGCAAAACCGCCGTGGTAACCGGTGCCCGCCGCGGCATCGGCCTGGCCATGGCCGTGGCCCTGGCCGAGGCCGGAGCGGACATCATCGGTGTCTCGGCCAAGCTCGAATCCTCGGGCAGCACAGTGGAAGAACGCGTCACCGCGCTGGGCCGGAGGTTTACGGGCATGCGCGCCGACTTCGCGGACCGCTCCGCCGTACACGGCCTCGCGGCCGACCTGATGGCGGCCGGACCGATCGACATCCTGGTCAACAACGGCGGGACGATCGCCCGCACACCCGCTGCCCGGCATCCGGATGAGATGTGGGACCAGGTGATTGAGGTGAACCTGTCCAGCCAGTTTGTGCTCAGCCGGGAGATAGGCGCGCAGATGCTGGAACGCGGGAGCGGCAAGATCATTTTCACCGCGTCCCTGCTGAGCTTCCAGGGCGGGATCAACGTGCCCGGCTACACCGCCTCGAAATCCGGCGTGGCCGGCCTGACCAAGGCACTTGCCAACGAGTGGGCCCCGCAGGGCGTGAACGTGAATGCGATTGCGCCCGGATACATCGCCACCGACAACACGCAGGCCCTGCAGGATGATCCGGACCGTGAACGGGGTATTCTCGAGCGCATTCCGGCAGCCCGCTGGGGCCGGCCGGAGGACCTTGCCGGGGCCACCGTCTTTCTGGCGTCCCGCGCCTCGGACTATGTCCACGGCGTCGTCCTGCCCGTCGACGGCGGCTGGCTTGGCCGCTGA
- a CDS encoding zinc-dependent alcohol dehydrogenase, with product MTAAAYTGSRTFKIQEPDAGPPPPGQVQIAVAYTGLCGTDLHIFHGDMDARVTMPAVIGHEMSGVVEAVGDGVTEFAPGQPVTVMPTISCGDCPACRRGNSHICHHLNFVGIDSEGSMQSRWNVPADIVIPLPDGLALDEAALIEPTAVAVHDVRRARVAAGDFVVVIGGGPVGQLIACVAQQQGARVVLAELDAGRRETAAGFGLHAIDPTELNLLEYVQQETDGAGADVAFEVSGAAAGLTSAVGVLTTRGRLVMVAIHPKPKEIDLHRFFWRELEMFGARLYQRTDFDEAVRLVAAGAIPARGMISRVVPLDEVEQGFLALESGGVMKVLINCSEAGR from the coding sequence ATGACCGCTGCCGCCTACACCGGCTCACGGACTTTCAAAATCCAGGAACCCGACGCCGGGCCTCCCCCGCCCGGCCAGGTGCAGATAGCCGTTGCCTATACCGGGCTGTGCGGAACAGACCTGCACATCTTCCACGGGGACATGGATGCCCGGGTAACAATGCCCGCCGTGATCGGCCATGAAATGTCCGGTGTGGTGGAGGCCGTCGGTGACGGCGTCACGGAGTTCGCCCCCGGCCAGCCGGTGACGGTAATGCCCACCATCTCCTGCGGAGACTGCCCGGCCTGCCGCCGCGGCAACAGCCACATCTGCCACCACCTGAACTTTGTCGGTATTGATTCCGAAGGCTCAATGCAGAGCCGGTGGAACGTCCCCGCAGACATCGTCATCCCCCTGCCCGATGGGCTCGCGCTGGACGAGGCGGCACTGATCGAACCCACCGCCGTCGCCGTCCATGATGTCCGCCGGGCACGGGTGGCCGCCGGGGATTTTGTGGTGGTGATCGGAGGTGGCCCCGTGGGCCAGCTCATTGCCTGCGTGGCGCAGCAGCAGGGCGCCCGGGTGGTGCTGGCGGAGCTCGACGCCGGCAGGCGGGAAACCGCCGCGGGTTTCGGCCTCCACGCCATCGATCCCACCGAGCTGAACCTGCTGGAGTACGTGCAGCAGGAAACCGACGGTGCGGGAGCCGACGTCGCCTTTGAGGTTTCCGGCGCTGCTGCCGGACTCACCTCAGCCGTGGGAGTGCTGACCACCCGCGGCCGGCTGGTGATGGTGGCGATCCACCCCAAGCCCAAGGAAATTGATCTGCACCGGTTCTTCTGGCGCGAATTGGAAATGTTCGGTGCCCGGCTCTATCAGCGCACCGACTTCGACGAAGCCGTCCGGCTGGTGGCCGCAGGAGCCATTCCGGCGCGCGGGATGATTTCCCGGGTAGTGCCGCTCGATGAGGTGGAACAGGGCTTCCTGGCCCTGGAATCCGGCGGCGTCATGAAGGTCCTCATCAACTGCAGCGAGGCCGGCCGATGA
- a CDS encoding IclR family transcriptional regulator, producing the protein MAEKTLSQASASTPSTSEKTLIVLEAALEHSRFSEVVSATGFPKATVHRLISTLADRQFVTIDPEGNYLPGPSILAMAGKALERIDISSIARPFVDALVDSIHCTVHMGAISGDAVIYILRKDSDKPYKMPSRVGLSVPLHTTGIGKAILATYDDETVERMLTRAGMAQITEASITTVEDFKRELADVRRRGTARDRGENVPGIACIAAPVHDHTGVVRYGLSISTLSIEHTDEQIEAMSGSLLSTAAAISKALGYRGTEPDPGYPSPHP; encoded by the coding sequence ATGGCAGAAAAAACACTTTCGCAGGCTTCGGCTTCCACTCCCAGCACCAGTGAAAAAACACTGATTGTGCTGGAGGCGGCCCTGGAACATTCCCGGTTTTCCGAGGTTGTTTCCGCTACGGGGTTTCCCAAGGCAACGGTGCACCGGCTTATTTCCACGCTGGCGGACCGGCAGTTCGTGACCATTGATCCGGAGGGGAATTACCTGCCGGGACCGTCAATCCTGGCCATGGCCGGCAAAGCGCTGGAGCGCATTGATATTTCCTCCATTGCCCGGCCTTTTGTCGACGCCCTGGTGGACAGCATCCACTGCACCGTCCATATGGGCGCCATCAGCGGAGATGCCGTCATTTACATCCTGCGCAAAGACTCGGACAAACCCTACAAAATGCCCTCACGGGTGGGGCTGTCCGTGCCGCTGCACACCACCGGAATAGGCAAGGCCATCCTGGCCACCTATGACGACGAAACCGTGGAGCGCATGCTCACGCGGGCGGGAATGGCACAGATCACCGAAGCATCCATCACCACGGTGGAGGACTTCAAGCGCGAACTCGCCGACGTGCGCCGGCGGGGCACCGCACGGGACCGCGGCGAAAACGTGCCGGGCATTGCCTGCATTGCCGCCCCCGTCCACGACCACACCGGAGTGGTGCGGTACGGCCTGAGCATTTCCACCCTGTCCATTGAACATACAGACGAGCAGATTGAAGCGATGTCCGGCAGCCTGCTCAGCACTGCCGCAGCCATCTCAAAGGCGCTCGGCTACCGGGGTACCGAACCCGACCCCGGTTATCCTTCCCCTCATCCCTAG
- the kduI gene encoding 5-dehydro-4-deoxy-D-glucuronate isomerase codes for MDVLHSTSPDQIPSLTATDLRSRFLIEDLFLQDQVRAVYSHQDRVVLAGAVPASGPVTLPTFPELRAEHFFERREGGIINVGGVGTVTVDGETYALKHASCLYIGRGARDVTFASDDDGEPARFYLFSAPAHTTYPTTLVEAGNGTVRELGDQATSNRRTLNQYIHENGVRSCQIVMGVTTLHPGSMWNTMPAHTHDRRMEAYLYFDLPEDARVVHLMGEPKETRHLLAANQQAVISPSWSIHSGVGTASYSFVWAMAGENQSFDDMDAVAITELL; via the coding sequence ATGGATGTACTGCACTCCACCAGCCCCGACCAGATACCCTCGCTCACCGCCACGGACCTGCGCAGCCGGTTCCTCATCGAGGACCTGTTCCTCCAGGACCAGGTCCGTGCCGTCTACTCCCACCAGGACCGGGTGGTGCTGGCCGGCGCCGTCCCGGCCAGCGGCCCGGTGACGCTGCCGACCTTCCCCGAGCTGCGCGCCGAGCACTTCTTCGAACGCCGCGAGGGCGGCATCATCAACGTCGGCGGCGTCGGCACGGTCACCGTGGACGGGGAAACCTACGCCCTGAAGCACGCCTCCTGCCTCTACATTGGCCGCGGCGCGCGGGACGTCACCTTCGCGTCCGACGACGACGGCGAGCCGGCACGCTTCTACCTGTTCTCCGCCCCCGCCCACACCACCTACCCGACCACCCTGGTGGAAGCGGGTAACGGCACGGTGCGTGAGCTTGGTGACCAGGCCACCTCCAACCGGCGCACCCTGAACCAGTACATCCATGAAAACGGTGTGCGCAGCTGCCAGATAGTGATGGGCGTGACCACCCTGCACCCGGGCAGCATGTGGAACACCATGCCTGCCCATACGCACGACCGGCGAATGGAGGCCTACCTGTACTTCGACCTTCCCGAGGATGCCCGGGTGGTGCATCTGATGGGCGAGCCCAAGGAAACCCGTCACCTGCTGGCGGCTAACCAGCAGGCGGTTATTTCGCCCAGCTGGTCCATCCATTCCGGCGTGGGAACTGCCAGTTATTCATTTGTCTGGGCCATGGCGGGCGAAAACCAGTCCTTTGACGATATGGATGCCGTTGCTATCACCGAGCTGCTCTGA